AGGCCAGGCGCAAACTTGCTACGTGGGACACACAATACCTCATGGCGGCTCTGCAAGCGCGTTAACCTGGACTCGTTGCCCTGCCGGCCTGACGGGCCGGCAGATACCAAAGCCAGATCGAGAAGGACAGGCGGATGCGGATCATCGTGACCGGGGCGACCGGCTTCATCGGCGCGGCGCTGGTGGCGCGGCTTCGGGCGGCGGGTACGATCATGATCGACGGTGCGGCAAGGCCCGTTTCCCGAATCGATACCGCCGGCCGCAACGGCACACCGCCTGTCGACATCACCGATGCCACGGCTGTGCGTGCGCTGGTGGGTGCCGGGGCGGACATCATCTTTCATCTGGCGGCCGGCAATACGCCGGCGGGCGAGGCTGATCCGGCGGCAGCGGCGGCGATCAACCTGGACGCCACCCGCCACCTGATCGACGCGGTGGCGGCAAGCGGCCATCCGGCCCGCTTCGTCTTTGCCTCGACGGTCTCGGTCCATGGCGGCGCGGTCGCCCGATCGCTGGCGACCGAGGCGGATGCACCGCGCCCGGCCACCACCTATGGCGCCACCAAGGCTGCGGCCGAACTGCTGGTGGCCGATGCCAGCCGGCGCGGGGTGATCGATGCCCGGATCGCGCGGCTGGTCAGCATCATCGACCGGCCGGCACCCGCGGCTGGCCGGGATGCGCCGGTCAGCACGGTCGCGCGGCTGGCCGAGGTGCTGACCGGGCCGCCGGCAGGGCGGGCGGCGGTTCTGCCGGTGCGGGCGGATCTGCGTTTTGCCATCGCCGATCTGGCATCGACGGTCGATGCGCTGATCTATCTGGCGGGGTTGCCCACGGCGGCATTTGGCGGCGACCCGGTGCTGGCGCTGCCCTCGATCCAGATCCGGGCAGGCCAACTGATCGACGCGCTGCACCGGGCTGCCGGCGACGATGCGGCTGGTTTGGTGCGCATCGTACCCGATCCGGCGGTCGAGGCGGTGATCGGCGGCTGGCCGGCGGCGCAGGACTGGTCGCGGGCGGCGGCGCTGGGCTTTCCGGCACCGGCCTCGCTCGATGATATCGCGGCACGGCTGGCGGGTCGCGATCTGCCGCCGGCCATGCGGCCCGATGCACCGTTGATCGCGGCCTCGGCCGATCAGGGCATCGCCCGGCGCCGGCCGGTCTGGGCGGTCGGGCTGATGAGCGGCACATCGCTGGACGGTATCGATGCCGCTCTGGTCGAAACCGATGGCGTCGACATCATCCGCTTCGGCCCGACGCTGTTTCAGCCTTATCCCGAGGCGCTGCGTGCCGATCTGGCGGCACTGCTGGGCGGCAATGCGCCGGTGATTGCCGCCGCGCGTGCCGAAGCGGCGCTGACCGAGGCGCAGGCGGCCACCGTCACGGCGCTGCTGGCGGCGGCGCCGGAGATTGCGCCCCATGTCCGGCTGATCGGCTTTCACGGCCAGACCGTGCTGCATCTGCCGGATGAAGGCATCACCGTGCAGCTTGGCGACGGCGCCCGTCTGGCCGCGCGCGCCGGCATCGACACGGTGTCGGATTTCCGGCGGGGCGACATGGCGCGCGGCGGCGAGGGCGCGCCGCTGGTGCCGGTGGTGCATCGGGCGATGATCGCCTGGGCGGGCATTCCGGCACCGGTGGCGGTGCTGAACATCGGCGGCGTCGCCAATCTCACCTTCATCGGCAGCGATGGCGGGCTGCTTGCGTTTGATTGCGGGCCGGGCGGCGCGCTGCTGGATGATCTGATGCGCCGGCGCGCAGGTCTGGCCTTCGATGCCGATGGCGGCACGGCGGCGTCGGGGCGTGTCGATGATGCGGTTCTGGCGCAACTGATGGCCGACCCGTTTTTCGATCGTCTGCCGCCCAAATCGCTGGACCGCGACCGCTTTGCCAGTGCGTTGGATCTGGTGGCGCGGCTGTCGCTGGCCGATGCGGCGGCGACGCTTGCAGCCTTCACCGCGGCGGGCGTCGCCCGTGGTCTCAGCCTGGCGATGGCCGTCGGTGCCGAGCGTCCGTCGCGGGTGCTGCTGGCCGGCGGCGGCCGGCGCAACCGCGCCATCGCTGCCGCCATCGCGGCACGGTCGAACCTGCCGGTGGCCCCCGTGGATGATGCGGGGCTCGATGGCGATGCTCTGGAAGCCCAGGCCTTCGCGGTTCTGGCGGTGCGGGCGGCGGATGGTCTGCCGCTCAGCTATCCGTCAACCACCGCCGCCGCCATGCCGGCGCCGGGCGGTGCGTTGCACAGAGCGGCGCTGGCCAGATGACCGGGCGGCGCGGCCTCAGGCCGGCAGGGGCATGAGCCGTGACGAGGGCCGGCGGGTGATGCGATAGACCGTGGCCGGCGGCAGATTGCGGCGGGTGGACCCCAGCTTCACCGCCTTCAGGCCCAGGCGGTCGAGGATCGCACGGCTGATCGGGCAGCGCAGGCCATAGGTGAACTGATAGAACGCCCCTCCCGGGCGCAGATAGCTGAAGGCGCCGGCCAGGATCGACATCACCTTGCGGGCCGGCATCGACAAGACCGGCAGGCCGCTGACCACCGCGCCGACGCGGGGCGTGTCATAGAGCCGATGCTGCCGCAGCCGGGCGGCATCTGCCTGCACGACCCGGGCCTCGGGGAAGCGATTGCTCAACAGGCCGGCGAAGTCGGCGCCGAACTCGATCAGGGTCAGATCGCGCTGATGCACGCCCCGGTCGATCAGCGCGCGGGTGAATACGCCGGTGCCGGGGCCCAGTTCCAGAACCGGGCCGGTCTGGGCCGAAACCTCGCTGGTGATCAGCGCGGCCAGGCCCGCTCCCGACGGCATCACCGATGCAACCCGCAACGGATCCGCGATCCAGGCCCGGAAGAAGGGCAGGAAATCTCCGCCGATCCGGCGCGCCCTCGCGACCGCCACCATATCGTCGCCCGAATGCATTGCAGAACGGCTGCCGCCGGAGCACGTGACCGATTTCATTGAAATGCCGCCATTCGGATCATCAACAGATGCGGACGCGGCTGTGTCGCCTCCGCTGCACCGGACCGCGAACCGCAGCCCACCAAAGCGCCTATTCGATATCACATCGGCGCGTGGCAGGCTTGGGCTTCGTTGCGGCCCGACATGAATTTTGCACGGCGATGATGGCCATCGCAATCGCTTGTCCCGGGTGCGGCCGGTACAGGCGCCGGATCAGTACGCGGCCTGATCACGCGCGGCGCCGGCCAGCGGTTGTTCCGCCACCTGCTCGTGATGGGTGACGCAATGGCCATGGCTGTGATCGGCCAGAACCTCGATCACCCGGCAATCGGCGATCGTGCCGGTGCGGGCGTGGTCGCACAACATGCGTTCCAGCTCGGTGCGCAGGGCATCCAGGCGGGTGATCCGAGCCTCCACGGCGGCCAACTGGTCGCGGGCGATGCGGTCGGCGGTGGCGCAGGGGTGATCTGGATGATCCGCCACCTTCAACAATTCGCGGATCGCATCCAGCGGAAAGCCCAGTTCCCGGGCATGGCGGATGAAGGCCAGCCGGTCCAGATGGGCGCGGCCATAGATGCGCTGATTGCCGGCACTGCGGGCGGCTTCGGGCAGAAGGCCGATCTGCTCGTAATAACGGATCGTCTGCACCTTGGCACCGGTGGCGCGAGCGAGCGCGCCGATGCTGTGGCCAATGGTCTGCACTGTCATCCGGTTTCGCCTTCGCTGTCTCTGATGCAGTATCGCTCTGATGCAATATGGCCCTGACGCAATATGGGATGCGAGGCCGTCGCAAGAAAGGGCTTGAAGCTACAATCGCTGTAGGTCTTAGGCTGCAGGCCATGAACCGAAGCCGCCGGAGACGGAACATCATGCGCCAGATGGCCCCCCATGATCATGACATCACCAGTCTGGGCACCAGCCCCGGTGGCGCGCAGCCGCCGCTGCGCCTTGCCGTCGACGGTATGGACTGCGCGTCCTGTGCGATGAAGATCGAGCGCGCGGTCGGCCGGGTGGCGCCGGGTGCCGAGGTCAGCGTCAACGTGCCGCAGGGCATCGTGCGCGTGGAGGCCGTCGACGCCACCCGGCCACTGGACCGCACGGCCGTGACCGCAGCGATCACGGCGCTGGGCTATAGCGTCGCGCCGGCCGGCGGCGGCGATGCCGTGGCGGGTGCATTCCGCCATGGCCATGACAATGATGCCGCCGCCCCGGCCGGTGCTCATGATCATGGCGCGTCGGCTGATGCCGGACCTTGGTGGCAGACGGCCAAGGCGCGGATGGTCGGGCTGGCGGGCGGCGCGCTGGCCCTGGCCACGATCTTGGATCTGCTGTGGCCGGCCGCCGGATCCTGGCCGTTTGTGGCGGCGGCCCTGATCGGTCTGGTGCCGGTCGCGCGCTCGGCGATCAGGGCCGCCCGCGCCGGATCGGTGTTGACCATCGAGATGCTGATGACCATTGCGGCCGTGGGCGCGCTGGCGATCGATGCGGCCGGCGAGGCGGCGACGGTGGTGTTCCTGTTCGCGGTGGGCGAGATGCTGGAAGGGGTTGCGGCCAGCCGCGCCCGGCGCGGCATCCGTGCCTTGGCGGATCTGGTGCCGCGCACCGCGCGGCGCATCGGCGCCGATGGCCGGGTTGCCGAGGTTCCGGCCGCGGGGCTCGTCATCGGTGATCGGGTGCTGGTGCGGCCCGGCGACCGGATGCCCGCCGACGGCCGGATCATCGAGGGTGCGGCCCTTATCGACGAAAGCCCGGTGAACGGCGAATCCGTGGCGCGTGAAAAGGGTGAGGGCGACGATGTCTTCGCCGGCACCGTGGTGCAGGATCGTGCGCTGACGGCTGAGGTGACCGCCGCTGCCGCCGACAACACCATCGCCCGGATCATCCGGCTGGTCGAGGAGGCGCAGGAGTCGAAGGCGCCGGTTGCCCGCTTCATCGACCGTTTCGCCCGCGTCTATATGCCGGTGGCGGTGGGGCTGGCGCTGGCGACGGCGGTTCTGCCGCCGCTGGTGGCGCACGCCGACTGGACGACCTGGATCTATCGCGGGCTGACCCTGCTGCTGATTTCCTGCCCTTGCGCGCTGGTGATCTCGACCCCGGCCGCGATCGCCGCAGGGCTTGCCGCAGGGGCCCGGCGCGGGCTGCTGATCAAGGGTGGTGCGGTGCTGGAAGGTCTGGCCGGCATCCGCATGGTGGCCTTCGACAAGACCGGCACGCTGACCGAAGGCCGGCCACGGGTGGTGGCGGTGACCGGCTTCGGCATCGACGAGGGCGAGGTCGTGCGGCTGGCGGCGGCGCTTGAAACCGGCGCTTCCCATCCGATCGCCCGCGCCATTCTGGACCGGGCCATTCTGGACGGGGCCATTCTCGACCCAAGCGGCGGGCTGGATCTGCCGCAGGCGCGCGCTGTAACCGCCATTGCCGGCCGCGGCCTGTCGGGCGAGGTCGAGGGCCGGTCGCTGCTGCTGGGTGCAGCCCACGGCCTGGATGATCCGGCGCTCGACGCCGCCGTGTTGGCGGCGGGGGAAAACGGCTGGAGCATCGCTGTGTTGAGCGAGGCCGGCCGGCCGCTGGGCCTGATCGCGATGGAGGATGCGCCGCGCGCCGATGCCCGGGCGGGGTTGGATGCACTGGCAGCACACGGGGTTCAGGTGGTCATGCTGACCGGCGACACGCCGGCGGCGGCGGCGGCGGCCGGCCGCGCGCTGAGGATCACCGCCCATGGCGGGCTGCTGCCCGAAGACAAGGCGCGGATCGTGCGCGAAATGCAGGCGGCGGGGCAGGGGCCGGTCGCGAAGCTTGGCGACGGCATCAATGATGCGCCGGCGCTGGCGGCGGCAACGGTGGGCATCGCCATGGGCGGTGGCACCGATGTGGCACTGGAAACCGCCGATGCCGCCCTGCTGGAAAGCCGCGTGGGCGGTGTGGCCGATCTGATCGTGCTGGCGCGCCGGGTGATGGCGGTGATCCGCCAGAACGTCGCCATCGCCATCGGCCTGAAGCTGGTGTTTCTGGCCACGACCATCATCGGGCTGACCGGCATGTGGCCGGCGATCCTGGCCGATACCGGCGCCACCGTGCTGGTCACCGCCAACGCGCTGCGCCTGTTGCGGCGCCACTGATCCTCATACCCGCAGGCCCCCACCCCTGCAGGCCCTCACCGCCGCAGAACCGGGTGCCGGCGACCCAGGCGGGCGATGGCGATCGCGCCCGCCACCGCGCCGCCGGTCATCGCGGCGACAAAGCCGTGATCCGGCCAGACCGACATCGCAGCGCCGGCCACCGCTGGTCCGATCATGGCGCCGGCCTGATACATGATCAGGAAGGCGGCATTGGCCACCGCCAGATCCTGCGGCCGGACCTGATCGCCGATCACGGTAAGCGACAGGGTATAGAAGCCGACCAGCAACCCGCCGGCCAGGAACACCACCGGCCCGAGCAGAGCCGGATGGGCCGTGGCGGCGGGCAGGGTGGCGATAACGGTCGCCACCACCAGGGCCAGCGCCACCAGCAGACGCCGCCGGTCCAGCCGGTCGGCCAGCCAGCCGATGGCGAATTGCAGCATGATCCCGCCCAGGATCAGGGTGGAGAGCAGGCGCAGCGCCTGGTTCTCGCCGATGCCGGCCTGGATGAGCTGGTTGGGCAGCAGGGAGAAATGGCTCATCTCCAACAGCCCACCCAGAACCGCCCCGGCCATGGCCGCGGGCGCGAGGCGGATGGCGCCGAAGACGCTGGTCTCAGGGTGCTGCGGCAGTGCAGGGGCAAGCCGCGCCGCGGCCAGGATCGGCACCACCGACAGCACCGCACCGCCGATGCCGAGCAGAAACGGCGCCCAGCCGGTGACGCCCACCGCTTCCAGCAGGATCGGTCCCGTGGCGAAGCCGCCGAACACCGCCATCGAATAGAGCGCGATCATCCGGCCACGGCGCGCGTCGGTGGTGACGGTGTTGATCCAGGTCTCGCCCACCAGCCAGGGCAGGGCGATGCCTGCACCCATCAGGAAGCGCAGCACCAGCCAGGGCACCACCCCCGGCAGCAACGCCATGGCGATGAAGCACAGGATCTCCACCGTGCAGCCGATCACGATCGCACGCACGGCACCCAGCCTGCCGGCGAGGCGTGGGAACACCGGCAGCAGCAGGAAGATCGCCAAGGCGGGCACGCTGCCGGCGAGGCCGGTGAGCCAGGGGGCAGCACCCCAGACCTCGAAATTCAGCGACACCAGCGGATAGCCGATGCCGTAGGACAGTCCGACCCCGAAGGAGGACAGGATCACGGCCGAGATGCTGAGCATCGGCCGCCGGACGGGGGCCTGCCGGACGGGGGCCTGCCCGACGGGGGACTGCCGGATAGGCCCGGCATCGCAGGGGATCATTGAAGGATACCTTCACAGACCATTGGTCTGCGTATGATCTTCGCAGACCAATGGTCTGTCAATGAGGCCCATGCATCCGTCGACATATCCATCCGCGCATCCGCCCGCACATCCGTATGCCGAGGAGAGGCTCTTGACTCCCTCGGAGCAAGGCGGCTACGCTGACTCAATAATGAAACACAAGATCAATTATAGGAACAGTTGGATGCGGGATGGCGGCGAGGACATCAGGATGAGGGCGGCAACACCGGCGCATCGCTCGGAACGCGCGGCACAGGTTGCAGGCAGCATGGCGCTGGCCGGCCAGGTGCGGGAGAGGTGCTTTGCCGAGGTCGGGGATGCCGTCGACGTGGTGGTGTCGTGCCATGCGGCGCATAAGGGCTATCTGAGCGGCTATTTCAGCATCGTCCACGACCTCAACCCGCGTTACCTCAGCGCGGTGATCGCCACCCGCGATACCGTGGCCCTGGTCGTGAGCGCGTCGGATGCCGGCCCGGCCCTGGAAGACTTCGGCAACCCCGACCGGATTTTCCGCTATGGCTTCTTCTGCTTCGAACAGGTCGAAGGGGCGGGCGCCGGGGGCTATGACCTGCCAGGCTTTCCGTCGTTCGACGCGGCGCTGCTCGCCGCACTGCGCGACATCGCGGGCGATGCCCGGACCATCGGGATCGACCGTTCCGGCGACGACAGGGCCTGGGCCGTGATCGCCGGGGGGATGACTGCGCATGTGCTGATCGATATCACCGACGCGATTGCCCGGACCCGGCGCCACAAGCTGCCGGGTGAGGTCGAGCGGGTCCGCCAGGCGACCAGGCTGGTCGAGGCCGGGCTTCTCAAGGTGGCCGATCAGTTCGCCCCGGGCATGACCGAACTGGACATGGCCGCCATCATCACCGCCGGGATGGTCGCCGGCGGCGCCGTTCCCCGCTTCGTCAGCGTGACTTCCGGTCCGCGCTCCGCCCTGGCGGACGCCTATGCGACCGCGCGTCGCGTGGTCCCCGGAGACCTGATCCGAATCGATGCCGGCTGCATCTATCAGGGATACGCGTCCGACATGGCGCGCAGCTTCGTCTTCGGCGCACCGGATGCAGGGCAGGCACGCTGCTACGCCGCAATTCGTGCGGGCATCGAGTACGAACTGGCGGTCATCCGCGACGGTCTGGACGTGGCGGATCTGTTCAACGAGACGGTGCGGGTCGTCCGCGAGAACGGCATCCCATCCTATCGGCGGCAGCATGTCGGCCACGGCATCGGCCTTGGCGGCGGCTATGACATGCCGATCCTGAGCCCGCAGACGGTGGACAGCATCGAGGCCGGCATGTGCCTGTGCGTCGAGACGCCGTATTACCGGATCGGTTGGGGCGGAATGATGATCGAGGACACCATCCTGGTCACCCGCGAGGGTTACGAGCCCATCACCACCATCCCCCGCGACCTGATCTGTGTCGGCTGATCCGGCCGCCACAGATCAGGTCGCCACCGGGCGTCATGAACAAGGACACACGCCTTTGAGCAATGGCAATCAATCCCTGCAGCGCGGTCTGGCGATTCTGTCTGAACTGGAACGCGCGGCGGAAAGTCTGGGCGTTCGCGAAATCGGTCGCCGTCTGGACCTGAACCCGGCGACGACGCAGCGACTGGTGAATACGCTTCTGGACGAGGGTTTCCTCGCCCGCGACACGGAACGGAGCCGCTATTCGCTGGGCTACAAGGCCCTGTCGCTCGGCACCTCGCTGCTGAATGACAACCGTCTGGTGTCATCGTCGATGGAAGTTCTGCAGGGGCTGACGCAGGCGCTGGAGGTCAACACCTTCCTCGGCTCGCTGCTGGGCGATCAGGTCGTGTACCTGCTGTCCCTACAGAGCCAGGGGCCGATTTCGATCAATTCCCGGACGGGGCAGCCGCTCGCCCTGCATTCCACGGCACTGGCCAAGGTCATCCTTGCGGACCTGCCGGAAAGCCGGGCGCTGGCGCTGATCCGCGCGCGGCCCCTCGCCCGGTTCACCGGGCGCACCATCACTGGTGAAGATGCGCTGGTCGAACACCTGCACGAGATCCGGCGTCAGGGCTATGCCACGGCGATCGGCGAGAACCTGACCGGCATCGACTCGGTCGGCGCCGTGGTCCGCGGCTCGAACGGCCAGGTGGCGGGCGCGATCAGTGCCGCTTATGCCCCGACGCTTCAGCCGGGGATCCGGTTCGACGAGCTGACATCGAGGATCGTCGAGGCGGCCCGGGACATTTCCCTCCGGCTCGGCTGCCCGGCATCGGCCCTGCCGGGAGAGAGGCGCGCAGCGGCCGGCTGAACGGCATCGGCCGACCAAGTCAAAATCAGGCGATAAGCCAAAGGCCAGGGAGACTGACATGGACCGCAACCGACTTCTTGCGACGTGCCGCATCGCGGCACTCGCGGTCACGGCATGCTTTGCGATGACGGCGGTGCTGCATGCCGACGACAAGCCCCGCAGCCTCACGATCTTCACCTCGGTGTCCGGCAGCAGTTGGTATGGCATCGGGGCCGGGATGGCAGAGATTTTCGCGAAGAACGGTGTCCCCGCCAATCCGGAGCTTGGGGCGGGCCTCTCCAATGTCGCCAATGTCGGTTATCACAAGGGCGAACTCGGCTTCACGGTCGCGCCGGCGTTGACCGTCGCCGCCCGCGGCCAGGCGCCGTTCCCTGAGCCGATCAGGAATGTGCGGGTCGTCGCCGGCCTTTCCAGTTCCCTGATGCATGTCTTCGTCAACCGGGATGCGGGCATCGCCTCGTTCAGTGATCTGGCCGGCCGGCCGTTCATGACCCAACGTCCGGGCACGATCTCGGCGATCGTGTTCGCCGAAGCGCTGAAAGCGGTAGGCCTTGGCGAGTCCGATCTGAAGCTTTCCGCCGGCGATCTCAACGAACAGACCGACGCGATGAAGGATCGCCGCGTCGAAGGCATGATCTCGGTCGCCTCCTATCCCTCAAGCTGGGGCAACGAGTTGGCAAACACGGTGCCGCTGACGCTTCTGCCCGTGACCGACGAGGCTTACGCGAAGCTCAGGAGCGACATGCCGACGCTCGGCCGCGCGGTGATCAGGGCCGGTGTCTATCAGGGCCAGGATGTCGATGTCCCGACCGTCAGCGCACAGATGGTGGTGGTCGCGGCGGCGGACATGGCCGAGGGCGAGGCTTATTGGATCGCCAGGACTCTGACCGAAAATCTCGACACCCTGAAGACGGTGCACGGCTCGTTTCATGATCTGACGGTGCAGGATCTGGCCAATGTCGCGGGTGGCCATCTGCATCCCGGGGCCGAGAAATACTATCGCGAGATCGGCGCCCTCGAATAGGTGCGGCAAACAACTGCGAGCCCGCTCAAGACAGCCCGCTTAAGGCAGCCCGCTCAAGAAAGATGGAGCGGCCCGGCCGCTCCACGCTCCGCCGTCAGGTCAGATCACATGCAACGCAATGACATCACCCCGCACACCATCCCGCCGGCAGCGGCCGTCCCGACCCTGAACGGGGGCTGGTGGCATGTCGCGGTGCAGATGCGGCGGCTGGCCGCATGTCTGGCCCTGTCGCTGTCCGCCTATCATCTGGTCGTGGCGGTGGTGGGCCCGCCGATCACCGAGGCCCACCGTGCCACGCATGTCATGCTGGGGCTTGCGGTCCTGTTCTGCCTCGGCACGATCTCCACCACCGAAACCCGCGGGCGGCGCCAGATCGTGATCGATCTCGCCTTCCTCGGCGCGATCCTGATCCCCGCCGGCTATATCGTCGTCAATGCCTATGGCGTGGCCTCACGGATGCTCTATGTCACGCCGGTCACCCCCGCGCAGGAAATCCTGGGCTGGGTGGTCGTGGTGGCGACCCTGGAAGCGACGCGGCGGCTGCTGGGCTGGCCGATGGTCATTCTCAGCCTGATCTTTCTGATCTACACCCAGATCGGCCCCCATCTGCCATACCCGTTCTGGCATCGCGGCTACCCGATCGACCAGGTGATCGAGCAGATCTATCTCAGCGTCGATGGGTTGTGGGGCATCCCGATCGGCGCCTCGGCCAGCTATATCTTCCTGTTCGTCCTGTTCGGCGCGCTTCTGGTCTCGTCGGGGGCAGGCACCTTCTTCAGCCGCTTCGCCAATGCGCTGACCGGCAATGTCACCG
The Tistrella bauzanensis DNA segment above includes these coding regions:
- a CDS encoding anhydro-N-acetylmuramic acid kinase, with the translated sequence MRPDAPLIAASADQGIARRRPVWAVGLMSGTSLDGIDAALVETDGVDIIRFGPTLFQPYPEALRADLAALLGGNAPVIAAARAEAALTEAQAATVTALLAAAPEIAPHVRLIGFHGQTVLHLPDEGITVQLGDGARLAARAGIDTVSDFRRGDMARGGEGAPLVPVVHRAMIAWAGIPAPVAVLNIGGVANLTFIGSDGGLLAFDCGPGGALLDDLMRRRAGLAFDADGGTAASGRVDDAVLAQLMADPFFDRLPPKSLDRDRFASALDLVARLSLADAAATLAAFTAAGVARGLSLAMAVGAERPSRVLLAGGGRRNRAIAAAIAARSNLPVAPVDDAGLDGDALEAQAFAVLAVRAADGLPLSYPSTTAAAMPAPGGALHRAALAR
- a CDS encoding class I SAM-dependent methyltransferase, with product MHSGDDMVAVARARRIGGDFLPFFRAWIADPLRVASVMPSGAGLAALITSEVSAQTGPVLELGPGTGVFTRALIDRGVHQRDLTLIEFGADFAGLLSNRFPEARVVQADAARLRQHRLYDTPRVGAVVSGLPVLSMPARKVMSILAGAFSYLRPGGAFYQFTYGLRCPISRAILDRLGLKAVKLGSTRRNLPPATVYRITRRPSSRLMPLPA
- a CDS encoding MerR family transcriptional regulator; translated protein: MTVQTIGHSIGALARATGAKVQTIRYYEQIGLLPEAARSAGNQRIYGRAHLDRLAFIRHARELGFPLDAIRELLKVADHPDHPCATADRIARDQLAAVEARITRLDALRTELERMLCDHARTGTIADCRVIEVLADHSHGHCVTHHEQVAEQPLAGAARDQAAY
- a CDS encoding heavy metal translocating P-type ATPase — translated: MRQMAPHDHDITSLGTSPGGAQPPLRLAVDGMDCASCAMKIERAVGRVAPGAEVSVNVPQGIVRVEAVDATRPLDRTAVTAAITALGYSVAPAGGGDAVAGAFRHGHDNDAAAPAGAHDHGASADAGPWWQTAKARMVGLAGGALALATILDLLWPAAGSWPFVAAALIGLVPVARSAIRAARAGSVLTIEMLMTIAAVGALAIDAAGEAATVVFLFAVGEMLEGVAASRARRGIRALADLVPRTARRIGADGRVAEVPAAGLVIGDRVLVRPGDRMPADGRIIEGAALIDESPVNGESVAREKGEGDDVFAGTVVQDRALTAEVTAAAADNTIARIIRLVEEAQESKAPVARFIDRFARVYMPVAVGLALATAVLPPLVAHADWTTWIYRGLTLLLISCPCALVISTPAAIAAGLAAGARRGLLIKGGAVLEGLAGIRMVAFDKTGTLTEGRPRVVAVTGFGIDEGEVVRLAAALETGASHPIARAILDRAILDGAILDPSGGLDLPQARAVTAIAGRGLSGEVEGRSLLLGAAHGLDDPALDAAVLAAGENGWSIAVLSEAGRPLGLIAMEDAPRADARAGLDALAAHGVQVVMLTGDTPAAAAAAGRALRITAHGGLLPEDKARIVREMQAAGQGPVAKLGDGINDAPALAAATVGIAMGGGTDVALETADAALLESRVGGVADLIVLARRVMAVIRQNVAIAIGLKLVFLATTIIGLTGMWPAILADTGATVLVTANALRLLRRH
- a CDS encoding MFS transporter, encoding MLSISAVILSSFGVGLSYGIGYPLVSLNFEVWGAAPWLTGLAGSVPALAIFLLLPVFPRLAGRLGAVRAIVIGCTVEILCFIAMALLPGVVPWLVLRFLMGAGIALPWLVGETWINTVTTDARRGRMIALYSMAVFGGFATGPILLEAVGVTGWAPFLLGIGGAVLSVVPILAAARLAPALPQHPETSVFGAIRLAPAAMAGAVLGGLLEMSHFSLLPNQLIQAGIGENQALRLLSTLILGGIMLQFAIGWLADRLDRRRLLVALALVVATVIATLPAATAHPALLGPVVFLAGGLLVGFYTLSLTVIGDQVRPQDLAVANAAFLIMYQAGAMIGPAVAGAAMSVWPDHGFVAAMTGGAVAGAIAIARLGRRHPVLRR
- a CDS encoding M24 family metallopeptidase encodes the protein MRAATPAHRSERAAQVAGSMALAGQVRERCFAEVGDAVDVVVSCHAAHKGYLSGYFSIVHDLNPRYLSAVIATRDTVALVVSASDAGPALEDFGNPDRIFRYGFFCFEQVEGAGAGGYDLPGFPSFDAALLAALRDIAGDARTIGIDRSGDDRAWAVIAGGMTAHVLIDITDAIARTRRHKLPGEVERVRQATRLVEAGLLKVADQFAPGMTELDMAAIITAGMVAGGAVPRFVSVTSGPRSALADAYATARRVVPGDLIRIDAGCIYQGYASDMARSFVFGAPDAGQARCYAAIRAGIEYELAVIRDGLDVADLFNETVRVVRENGIPSYRRQHVGHGIGLGGGYDMPILSPQTVDSIEAGMCLCVETPYYRIGWGGMMIEDTILVTREGYEPITTIPRDLICVG
- a CDS encoding IclR family transcriptional regulator; the protein is MSNGNQSLQRGLAILSELERAAESLGVREIGRRLDLNPATTQRLVNTLLDEGFLARDTERSRYSLGYKALSLGTSLLNDNRLVSSSMEVLQGLTQALEVNTFLGSLLGDQVVYLLSLQSQGPISINSRTGQPLALHSTALAKVILADLPESRALALIRARPLARFTGRTITGEDALVEHLHEIRRQGYATAIGENLTGIDSVGAVVRGSNGQVAGAISAAYAPTLQPGIRFDELTSRIVEAARDISLRLGCPASALPGERRAAAG
- a CDS encoding TAXI family TRAP transporter solute-binding subunit, with amino-acid sequence MDRNRLLATCRIAALAVTACFAMTAVLHADDKPRSLTIFTSVSGSSWYGIGAGMAEIFAKNGVPANPELGAGLSNVANVGYHKGELGFTVAPALTVAARGQAPFPEPIRNVRVVAGLSSSLMHVFVNRDAGIASFSDLAGRPFMTQRPGTISAIVFAEALKAVGLGESDLKLSAGDLNEQTDAMKDRRVEGMISVASYPSSWGNELANTVPLTLLPVTDEAYAKLRSDMPTLGRAVIRAGVYQGQDVDVPTVSAQMVVVAAADMAEGEAYWIARTLTENLDTLKTVHGSFHDLTVQDLANVAGGHLHPGAEKYYREIGALE